From one Fervidobacterium thailandense genomic stretch:
- a CDS encoding zinc ribbon domain-containing protein: MPYGKFLQKLKYKAKAYGIQVLQIDEAYTSQTCSCCGVVDKTNRKYRGLYVISSCGMVLNADVNGAMNILKKVSPRSPKGIGVVALASPVRLRLVN, encoded by the coding sequence ATGCCGTATGGCAAGTTCTTGCAAAAGCTAAAGTACAAAGCCAAAGCCTACGGTATTCAAGTCCTCCAAATTGATGAAGCATACACATCGCAGACGTGTTCGTGTTGTGGGGTAGTTGATAAAACCAACAGAAAATACCGAGGTCTGTATGTTATCTCAAGCTGTGGGATGGTCTTAAACGCAGATGTAAACGGAGCGATGAACATACTCAAGAAGGTATCTCCGAGATCCCCAAAGGGAATAGGAGTAGTGGCTTTGGCCAGCCCGGTGCGGTTAAGGTTAGTAAATTAA
- a CDS encoding alpha/beta hydrolase, producing MVSFDYTGQITDVTEGFIFKAKRFRVKLVKFRSLYRAPERGTEHVEYYLFDPKEEPAGLLFLLHGLGTTNIPFILWMATHLANAGIRVIVPILPGNFTRVAHGSVSGKDFFDPDPTRATKFWEQSVVDVLSIIDHLKMTSQWLDNAYMFGFCLGGMVAVMINAVRDVFKKTILMTVGGEMATLMWHSPTLSFFRRSVEKIRKSERFKEDLHEASVMKEVYAKQLGTLKEHHDVKSLQESDIHPYLKLDPIAYAKYVNRDKIIFVEALFDRALPRRSRRMLWEALGKPKRYIIPSGHVTWLPLQFFVAKFILKVMGIKELKKHLELMRKIEIEEKK from the coding sequence ATGGTAAGTTTTGACTACACCGGTCAAATCACCGACGTAACCGAAGGCTTCATCTTTAAGGCCAAGAGGTTTAGGGTGAAACTGGTCAAGTTCAGGTCACTGTACAGGGCTCCGGAGCGTGGTACAGAACACGTCGAGTACTACCTCTTTGACCCAAAAGAGGAGCCTGCTGGATTACTGTTTCTCCTACACGGCTTGGGAACAACAAACATACCCTTCATACTGTGGATGGCCACACATCTGGCCAACGCCGGGATTCGGGTAATCGTCCCCATCTTACCGGGAAACTTTACACGGGTTGCCCACGGTTCGGTAAGTGGTAAAGATTTTTTTGATCCAGATCCAACTCGAGCCACGAAGTTCTGGGAACAATCGGTTGTAGATGTTCTTTCGATAATCGACCATTTGAAGATGACCTCTCAATGGCTCGATAACGCTTACATGTTCGGCTTTTGCCTGGGAGGAATGGTCGCGGTAATGATAAACGCCGTGAGAGATGTCTTCAAAAAGACGATCCTGATGACCGTGGGTGGCGAGATGGCCACACTGATGTGGCACTCTCCAACGCTTTCCTTCTTCAGAAGGAGCGTTGAAAAAATAAGAAAATCGGAACGGTTTAAGGAAGATCTTCACGAGGCTTCGGTGATGAAGGAGGTCTACGCAAAACAACTTGGAACCCTCAAAGAACACCACGATGTAAAATCGCTACAGGAAAGCGATATTCATCCCTATCTAAAGCTCGATCCTATTGCTTATGCAAAGTACGTTAACAGAGACAAGATCATTTTTGTCGAAGCGCTTTTTGACCGCGCACTCCCGCGAAGAAGTAGGAGGATGTTGTGGGAGGCATTGGGAAAACCAAAAAGGTATATCATTCCAAGTGGCCATGTTACCTGGCTTCCGCTTCAATTCTTCGTCGCCAAATTCATCCTCAAGGTTATGGGTATAAAAGAACTAAAAAAGCACCTTGAGCTCATGAGGAAAATAGAGATAGAAGAGAAGAAGTGA
- a CDS encoding bifunctional phosphoribosylaminoimidazolecarboxamide formyltransferase/inosine monophosphate cyclohydrolase: MSFSSAERICLEKAILDLRYGENPHETAFVFGVPAFDVLHEGKQLSFNNILDAEAAWIVASNLNRIGGGAVVVKHQNPCGAAYLIPGRTRVDCVNLAIQADAESSYGGILATSFPINREIAESLKTYLEVIVAPDFEDDAVQLLSKKKVRLIRPKDYTPYNAKLAFGSLIVSERRFDGTPELLFGEPQDINEVMFSLIVAEGVKSNAIVIVKNGVTVGIGGGQPSRKRAAWIAVSLAGEKAKGAVACSDAFFPFTDSLEILVNAGVKCVVAPLGSIRDQEVLDYAQRAGISFYKSPVRVFRH, translated from the coding sequence ATGTCTTTCTCTTCAGCAGAGCGAATATGTTTGGAAAAGGCGATTTTGGATCTCAGGTACGGTGAAAATCCCCACGAAACAGCCTTCGTTTTTGGAGTTCCTGCGTTCGATGTACTCCACGAGGGAAAGCAACTTTCGTTCAACAACATACTCGACGCTGAGGCGGCGTGGATAGTTGCCTCAAACCTGAACCGGATTGGTGGAGGCGCGGTCGTAGTAAAGCACCAGAATCCATGTGGAGCAGCTTATTTGATACCAGGTAGGACGCGTGTAGACTGCGTGAACCTTGCAATACAGGCTGATGCGGAATCGAGTTACGGAGGGATTCTCGCCACTTCCTTTCCGATAAACCGTGAGATCGCCGAATCTTTAAAAACATACCTCGAAGTCATCGTCGCACCCGATTTCGAGGATGACGCTGTCCAACTACTCTCGAAGAAAAAAGTGAGGTTGATAAGGCCGAAGGACTACACTCCTTACAACGCGAAGCTTGCGTTCGGTAGTCTTATCGTATCGGAGCGCAGGTTCGACGGGACTCCAGAGCTTCTCTTTGGTGAACCGCAAGATATCAATGAAGTTATGTTTTCATTGATCGTTGCCGAAGGAGTCAAATCCAACGCGATAGTAATCGTCAAAAACGGCGTTACCGTGGGAATTGGTGGGGGTCAACCTTCGAGAAAAAGGGCCGCATGGATTGCCGTGAGTTTGGCTGGTGAAAAGGCTAAAGGAGCTGTTGCATGTTCCGATGCGTTCTTCCCGTTCACCGACAGTCTCGAAATTTTAGTTAACGCCGGTGTGAAATGCGTTGTAGCACCTCTTGGCTCAATAAGAGACCAGGAGGTCTTAGATTACGCTCAAAGAGCTGGAATTTCTTTCTACAAGTCCCCGGTAAGGGTTTTCAGGCACTGA
- the purF gene encoding amidophosphoribosyltransferase, which translates to MCGIAGAWNVVDSYNVIHDLLLALQHRGQQAAGVVLEGFKSVKGLGLVESVLTDERFVEGSKGIGHVRYSTFGSISEIQPISAHTLKGTIAIAHNGNIYDAPLRRKFVMENGGIFSTTLDSELFIHYFSIAPYTDPVNSLQWTLSRIPAAYALLVMHETFIAAARDPFGIRPLFYGRYDDGYVVASEDAALHAIGATDIAEIDPGTMVLFDETNQPKVIRFAERKDRFCSFEFVYFARPDSNFYGVNVHEVRKKLGQKLFEESKVYADVIVPVLDSGFSGAIGYSLVSGIPLDLGLIRNHYLGRSFIMPKDRQNIVRRKLAPIKSVIDGREVILIDDSIVRGTTMRIIVEMVREAGAKRIYVGIHSPPVKGPCYYGIDTSRRSELIASNLEIEELAKSIGADRIFYLSVERFKEVFEKCGVKGICTGCFDLEYPVQ; encoded by the coding sequence ATGTGTGGAATAGCAGGTGCATGGAACGTTGTAGACTCCTACAACGTGATTCATGATTTACTACTTGCCCTTCAACACCGTGGTCAACAGGCGGCCGGTGTTGTGTTAGAGGGATTCAAGAGTGTAAAAGGACTTGGTCTTGTAGAATCCGTTCTTACCGATGAACGCTTCGTGGAAGGTTCCAAAGGTATCGGTCACGTTCGATACTCCACCTTCGGCTCCATTTCAGAAATCCAACCAATTTCCGCACACACCCTCAAGGGTACTATTGCGATTGCCCACAACGGGAATATCTACGATGCACCGCTCAGAAGAAAGTTCGTGATGGAGAATGGTGGTATATTCTCCACCACGCTGGATTCGGAATTGTTCATCCACTACTTTTCGATCGCGCCATACACAGATCCGGTAAATTCCCTCCAGTGGACCCTTTCGAGAATTCCCGCCGCTTATGCTCTCCTTGTTATGCATGAAACCTTCATAGCCGCCGCCCGTGATCCGTTTGGAATTCGCCCACTTTTTTACGGTCGATACGACGATGGATACGTAGTGGCTTCGGAAGATGCGGCGTTGCATGCTATCGGTGCTACGGACATCGCTGAAATCGATCCAGGAACGATGGTCCTGTTCGATGAAACAAACCAACCTAAGGTTATCAGGTTTGCCGAGCGAAAAGATCGGTTCTGTTCGTTCGAGTTCGTTTACTTTGCAAGGCCCGATAGTAATTTTTACGGAGTGAACGTGCACGAAGTTAGAAAAAAACTCGGACAGAAGCTCTTTGAAGAGTCTAAGGTGTATGCGGACGTTATCGTTCCAGTACTTGACAGTGGTTTTTCCGGAGCCATTGGCTACAGTCTCGTTTCCGGTATCCCTCTTGACCTTGGCCTGATACGTAACCATTACCTTGGCCGAAGCTTTATCATGCCGAAGGATCGACAAAATATTGTGAGGCGGAAACTTGCTCCCATAAAGAGCGTGATCGATGGTAGGGAAGTCATTTTAATTGACGATTCCATAGTTCGCGGTACGACGATGAGAATCATCGTCGAAATGGTGAGGGAAGCTGGTGCTAAAAGAATTTACGTAGGTATTCATTCGCCACCGGTTAAAGGCCCTTGCTATTACGGTATAGACACCTCAAGACGTAGCGAGCTGATCGCTTCTAATTTGGAGATCGAAGAACTTGCAAAATCGATAGGGGCTGATCGCATTTTCTACCTTTCGGTTGAGCGTTTTAAAGAGGTGTTCGAAAAATGCGGGGTGAAGGGTATATGTACAGGTTGTTTCGACCTGGAGTATCCGGTTCAGTGA
- a CDS encoding DUF1667 domain-containing protein, which yields MIKTDQMVCIMCPVGCRLEVFLDEDGHVSVSGHKCQRGVEYGRQEMIDPQRILTTSVLVENGEMELVSVKTNKPVPKKLLFQMMDLLKTIKVEAPVSMGDVLVKDILGTGADIVATRTVLRKQ from the coding sequence ATGATAAAAACTGATCAAATGGTCTGTATCATGTGCCCGGTGGGGTGTAGGCTCGAGGTGTTTCTCGATGAGGACGGTCATGTATCGGTGAGTGGACATAAGTGTCAAAGAGGTGTCGAATACGGACGTCAGGAGATGATAGATCCTCAGAGAATTCTAACAACAAGTGTTTTGGTGGAGAATGGTGAGATGGAGCTTGTGTCGGTTAAGACGAATAAACCGGTACCTAAAAAGCTGCTGTTCCAGATGATGGATTTGCTGAAAACGATCAAAGTTGAAGCACCGGTCTCCATGGGAGATGTCCTGGTTAAGGATATACTCGGCACTGGTGCGGATATCGTTGCAACGAGAACAGTTCTGAGAAAACAGTGA
- the purN gene encoding phosphoribosylglycinamide formyltransferase, with translation MYRLFRPGVSGSVKPRIVVAASGRGSNFEKIAEAVSTGLLNATLECLLVDRECGALEIARNFGIRSYLLSKPWHKSFDEIIDQINPHLIVLAGFMRIIPENLVEKYFPRIVNIHPSLLPAFPGKDAIVQAYEYGVKVTGVTVHIVDKGVDTGPIIFQKALEVDESWSLEQLEEKIHQIEHEWYWRVIRELLYRPFEIVGRKFRWLDEEGL, from the coding sequence ATGTACAGGTTGTTTCGACCTGGAGTATCCGGTTCAGTGAAGCCCAGGATCGTGGTCGCGGCATCCGGAAGGGGAAGTAATTTCGAAAAGATAGCCGAGGCAGTCAGTACTGGACTATTGAATGCTACTCTCGAGTGTCTCTTAGTCGACCGCGAATGTGGAGCTTTGGAGATTGCACGGAATTTTGGGATAAGAAGCTATCTTCTTTCCAAACCATGGCATAAAAGTTTCGATGAGATAATCGATCAAATAAATCCGCACTTGATCGTTCTTGCCGGCTTTATGCGGATTATCCCGGAGAACCTCGTGGAAAAGTATTTTCCGAGGATTGTGAATATTCATCCCTCCTTATTACCTGCTTTTCCCGGAAAAGATGCCATCGTTCAGGCTTACGAATACGGGGTCAAGGTCACTGGCGTTACGGTGCATATCGTCGATAAAGGTGTCGATACTGGACCGATCATCTTCCAGAAGGCCTTAGAAGTTGACGAAAGTTGGAGTTTGGAGCAACTTGAAGAAAAAATCCACCAGATCGAGCACGAATGGTACTGGAGAGTTATTCGAGAGTTACTCTACAGGCCGTTTGAAATCGTTGGTCGGAAATTCCGCTGGCTCGACGAGGAGGGGTTATGA
- a CDS encoding alpha/beta hydrolase family protein — MRFSRNATKKFALKILLLIAAVVLGFWNAVLTLLVIFIFNIPLIRKAVFGKLPTDPGRKGYARSETHEYITGRFIDIYYPDCYSHAKGVVMFAHGGGWISGYKRQPNNMSWYRFLLSQGFIVASIEYSRGYKAGIELLISELESAIKFLNGKFQTKISLMGLSAGGHLALLTASRNYQLVKNVISYYAPSDLLDIWESPSIFARIAALATLKRLPSKDKNIYAKYSPVNNVHGSFPPTLLVHGLKDDVVPYISSVKMFKKLKEQRVHVKLLLHPSGGHGFEFVQRDGRTVEILQKTIAFLEEKLW, encoded by the coding sequence ATGCGTTTTTCGAGGAATGCCACAAAAAAATTTGCCCTTAAAATCCTTTTACTCATTGCAGCGGTTGTTCTTGGTTTTTGGAACGCTGTGCTAACTCTACTTGTAATCTTTATATTCAACATTCCGCTTATCCGAAAGGCCGTCTTTGGGAAACTTCCAACGGATCCAGGCCGCAAAGGTTATGCGCGTTCAGAAACTCACGAATATATCACCGGCCGTTTCATCGATATCTACTACCCAGACTGTTACAGTCACGCAAAAGGTGTAGTCATGTTTGCACACGGAGGAGGGTGGATCTCCGGATACAAACGACAACCAAATAATATGTCCTGGTACCGTTTTCTATTATCTCAGGGATTCATCGTTGCGTCGATCGAATACTCAAGGGGTTACAAGGCTGGAATAGAGCTGCTAATCTCGGAACTCGAAAGTGCGATAAAGTTTCTGAACGGGAAGTTCCAGACGAAAATATCATTGATGGGACTATCCGCCGGTGGGCACCTGGCACTTTTAACAGCGTCAAGAAATTATCAGCTTGTGAAAAACGTTATTTCCTACTATGCTCCATCGGACCTTTTGGACATCTGGGAATCCCCTTCGATTTTCGCGCGTATTGCGGCACTCGCAACCCTTAAACGCCTCCCGTCAAAAGATAAGAACATATACGCAAAATACTCACCTGTAAACAACGTCCACGGCAGTTTCCCTCCCACGTTACTGGTTCACGGTTTGAAAGACGATGTCGTACCTTACATTTCTTCGGTGAAGATGTTCAAGAAGTTGAAGGAACAACGAGTGCACGTAAAATTACTTTTGCATCCGTCCGGTGGTCACGGTTTCGAGTTTGTTCAAAGGGATGGTCGCACGGTTGAAATACTCCAAAAGACGATCGCATTTTTGGAGGAGAAACTATGGTAA
- the tnpA gene encoding IS200/IS605 family transposase has translation MAYHFLRIPKYRKYLLNAYVKTELSNIIKEIAQQFGFEILASEVMPDHVHLFLSAPPKYSPAEIIKIVKGTTARKLRTKFPTLRNSKHLWTDSYFVATHGNVSAETIRRYIEECQNL, from the coding sequence ATCGCTTATCATTTTCTCAGGATTCCAAAGTATAGAAAGTACCTTTTAAATGCCTACGTTAAAACAGAACTCAGCAATATAATCAAAGAAATTGCCCAGCAATTTGGTTTTGAAATCTTAGCATCAGAAGTTATGCCAGACCATGTGCACTTGTTCCTTTCGGCACCTCCAAAGTACAGCCCTGCTGAGATTATAAAAATCGTCAAAGGAACTACTGCAAGAAAGCTCAGAACTAAATTCCCAACACTGCGCAATTCAAAACATTTGTGGACAGACTCTTATTTTGTTGCAACGCACGGTAACGTATCTGCTGAAACTATCAGGAGGTACATTGAAGAATGCCAGAATTTGTAA
- the ruvA gene encoding Holliday junction branch migration protein RuvA, whose product MLESLSGKFVGRSEGCVLIDLGNIVLRILTDAESFANASVGDVVTVFAKLVVSQEDVTIYGFDSKEKRNLFEKLIKVSKLGPKTAVKILSSVSPEALANMIAAGDVEKLSTVPGIGKKTAERIVMELKDEFELTGIDDNELEAIEALVALGYSRSVAKTAVKHAKASFKDGKKYNISELLKEALKVISKSSM is encoded by the coding sequence ATGCTGGAGAGTCTGAGTGGAAAGTTCGTTGGTCGTTCAGAAGGTTGTGTGTTGATAGATCTTGGAAATATCGTTCTTCGAATCCTGACCGATGCGGAAAGCTTTGCAAACGCCTCAGTTGGTGACGTTGTCACTGTCTTCGCAAAGCTGGTTGTATCACAAGAGGACGTGACGATTTACGGATTTGACTCCAAGGAAAAGAGAAATCTATTCGAAAAGCTGATTAAAGTGTCGAAACTGGGACCTAAAACAGCAGTTAAAATACTCTCTTCAGTGTCTCCAGAAGCTTTGGCGAACATGATCGCGGCGGGTGATGTTGAAAAGCTTTCAACTGTACCAGGAATCGGGAAAAAGACAGCCGAGCGTATCGTTATGGAGCTGAAAGATGAGTTCGAACTCACGGGAATCGATGACAACGAATTGGAGGCCATAGAAGCACTCGTTGCACTTGGATACAGTCGCTCCGTGGCTAAAACGGCCGTTAAGCATGCTAAGGCAAGTTTCAAGGACGGCAAAAAGTACAACATTTCGGAACTTCTAAAGGAAGCACTGAAGGTAATCTCGAAAAGTTCGATGTGA
- a CDS encoding zinc ribbon domain-containing protein, whose amino-acid sequence MQVVDKTNRKHRGLYVCSSCGMVLNADVNGAVNTLKEVSPRSQKGIGVGALASPVRLRLVS is encoded by the coding sequence ATACAGGTAGTTGATAAAACCAACAGGAAACACCGAGGTTTGTATGTTTGCTCAAGCTGTGGGATGGTCTTAAACGCAGATGTAAACGGAGCGGTGAACACCCTCAAGGAGGTATCTCCGAGATCCCAAAAGGGGATAGGAGTAGGGGCCTTGGCCAGCCCGGTGCGGTTAAGGTTAGTAAGCTAA
- the purD gene encoding phosphoribosylamine--glycine ligase, whose translation MEKVLILGSGGREHAIGWAFLQAGFQVDFYPGNAGTARCGRNVKVESWDALGEYDLVIPGSEEYLAMGVADGRPNVFGPDSKGAFLEASKCFAKSFMMKYDIPTARYEIADDEESLLKALEKFTPPFVLKLDGLAQGKGVVIAQGKEQAYEVGVKMMKGDFVKGVSGKLVVEEFLRGKELSAIGIVHGRKFALLPFTRDYKRAFTGNVGPNTGGMGAYGPVHVDGKLKAKIEEIFSKTLFGLEKEGIFYKGFLYAGLMLVNDEPYVLEFNVRLGDPETEVIVYMDPEHFVENVLKAFAGEPFQEYYPNHYAVDVVIASEGYPEFPRKGQEIIVEPGGFYYFAGVSETDGRLYVSGGRVIHAMGRGSTLEKAREEAYQNVSKVHFEGMFYRTDIAAL comes from the coding sequence GTGGAGAAAGTACTAATACTTGGTAGTGGTGGTCGCGAACATGCCATAGGTTGGGCATTTTTGCAGGCGGGATTTCAGGTTGATTTCTATCCTGGCAATGCCGGAACAGCTCGTTGTGGCCGAAATGTGAAGGTTGAATCCTGGGACGCACTTGGTGAGTACGATTTAGTGATTCCTGGGTCCGAAGAATACCTCGCGATGGGGGTTGCCGATGGAAGGCCGAACGTATTTGGCCCGGACAGTAAGGGTGCGTTTCTCGAAGCTTCAAAATGTTTCGCAAAGTCGTTTATGATGAAGTACGATATTCCAACGGCTCGATACGAGATAGCTGACGATGAAGAAAGTCTCCTGAAAGCCCTGGAGAAATTTACCCCACCCTTCGTGCTCAAACTCGACGGACTTGCGCAAGGAAAGGGTGTCGTCATTGCGCAGGGTAAAGAACAAGCGTACGAAGTTGGTGTAAAAATGATGAAAGGGGATTTCGTGAAAGGAGTTAGCGGAAAACTTGTAGTAGAAGAGTTCCTTCGGGGAAAGGAATTGTCGGCTATTGGTATTGTCCACGGGCGCAAGTTTGCGTTACTCCCGTTCACGAGAGACTACAAGCGTGCGTTTACAGGGAATGTGGGTCCCAACACCGGGGGTATGGGTGCTTACGGACCGGTGCACGTTGATGGCAAATTGAAAGCAAAGATAGAAGAGATTTTCTCAAAAACACTTTTCGGCTTGGAGAAGGAAGGGATATTCTATAAGGGATTTCTTTATGCTGGACTGATGCTTGTGAACGATGAGCCTTACGTGCTGGAGTTCAACGTACGGTTGGGAGACCCGGAAACCGAAGTGATAGTATACATGGATCCAGAACACTTCGTTGAAAATGTTCTTAAGGCTTTCGCTGGGGAGCCATTCCAAGAATATTATCCAAATCACTACGCAGTTGATGTTGTGATCGCTTCCGAAGGTTATCCGGAGTTCCCGAGAAAAGGGCAAGAAATTATCGTTGAACCTGGGGGCTTCTACTATTTTGCCGGGGTTTCGGAAACTGACGGTAGATTGTACGTCTCCGGTGGACGTGTGATCCACGCGATGGGAAGAGGTTCGACGTTGGAAAAGGCAAGGGAAGAAGCCTACCAAAACGTTTCAAAAGTGCACTTTGAAGGAATGTTTTACAGAACCGATATAGCTGCCCTATAG
- a CDS encoding phosphoribosylformylglycinamidine cyclo-ligase yields MDNKKYTYADSGVDVGRNDEFTDFIKSEVFLPEWVIKEPTGYATILNITNPPIVLTADGIGSKLLLEIELGRLCEAAIDLIAMNYNDIVCVGGQPLAFVDYLGVHHIDQVHYKFIEFLQQELAKLGMALVAGETAEIPSIYSEREWDVAGFCVGILKRKLPVDTIEPGDIIIGLPASGFHSNGWSLIRKILKDENISPDELPFDLLAGTRIYSEVIQMFDRIKGLAHVTGGGLLRALKRVLRGKGAKVEIRKLPDYMQWVLRYVTVEEAMKTFNMGYGMLLITKKEHSLDLLSNLDGEVLGEVWEGGMEIKCNY; encoded by the coding sequence ATGGATAATAAAAAGTACACCTACGCTGATTCTGGCGTGGATGTTGGAAGAAACGATGAGTTCACCGATTTTATAAAATCCGAGGTCTTCCTACCGGAGTGGGTCATTAAAGAACCAACCGGATACGCAACAATTCTCAATATTACAAATCCTCCCATAGTTTTAACGGCGGACGGGATAGGCTCTAAGTTACTTCTCGAAATTGAGCTTGGAAGACTGTGCGAGGCAGCAATAGATCTCATTGCTATGAACTACAACGACATCGTTTGTGTCGGGGGCCAACCTTTGGCGTTCGTGGACTATCTTGGTGTACATCACATAGACCAAGTACACTACAAGTTCATCGAATTTCTACAGCAAGAGCTTGCAAAACTTGGCATGGCGCTGGTAGCGGGTGAAACAGCTGAAATTCCGTCGATCTACAGCGAACGTGAATGGGACGTTGCGGGATTTTGTGTGGGAATCCTCAAGCGTAAGCTGCCGGTCGATACCATAGAACCGGGGGACATCATCATTGGATTACCGGCCTCTGGTTTTCACTCAAACGGTTGGTCGTTGATAAGAAAAATACTGAAGGATGAGAATATATCACCCGACGAACTTCCATTTGATTTACTGGCGGGAACGAGGATTTACTCGGAAGTGATTCAAATGTTCGATAGAATAAAAGGGCTCGCCCATGTTACCGGTGGAGGGTTGTTGAGGGCGTTGAAGCGCGTATTGCGGGGAAAGGGAGCGAAAGTTGAAATAAGAAAGTTACCGGATTACATGCAATGGGTTCTTCGATACGTAACCGTTGAGGAGGCTATGAAAACGTTTAACATGGGATACGGAATGTTATTAATCACAAAAAAAGAACATTCACTGGATTTACTTTCAAATTTAGATGGTGAGGTGCTGGGAGAGGTTTGGGAAGGTGGGATGGAAATTAAATGCAACTATTAA